A region of Myxococcus stipitatus DSM 14675 DNA encodes the following proteins:
- a CDS encoding tetratricopeptide repeat protein: MTTTQAKAPVSDNDGKPLSGPELLERATQGFDLFQDGRFQESLAIFEQLASMDASEAYFQTALGACHLALENLDQAEAHFNRAIELDPSDLTPFVNRGEVHLRQGKVMEAARDFNHAVSLDPEGKDPLSARARMLAAAALESVEEAQGASEHDSGSLKR; the protein is encoded by the coding sequence ATGACGACGACCCAAGCCAAGGCGCCGGTCTCCGACAATGATGGGAAGCCGCTGTCTGGTCCGGAGCTGTTGGAACGGGCCACGCAAGGCTTCGACCTGTTTCAAGACGGCCGCTTCCAGGAGTCGCTGGCCATCTTCGAGCAACTGGCCTCCATGGATGCGTCCGAGGCGTACTTCCAGACGGCGCTCGGTGCGTGCCATCTGGCGCTCGAGAACCTGGACCAGGCGGAGGCCCACTTCAATCGGGCCATCGAGCTGGACCCCTCGGACCTGACGCCGTTCGTCAACCGGGGAGAGGTCCACCTGCGCCAGGGCAAGGTGATGGAGGCCGCACGGGACTTCAACCACGCGGTGTCCCTGGACCCCGAGGGGAAGGACCCGTTGAGCGCGCGGGCGAGGATGCTCGCCGCCGCGGCCCTGGAGAGCGTGGAGGAGGCCCAGGGGGCTTCCGAGCACGACTCCGGCTCCCTCAAGCGTTAG
- the sctV gene encoding type III secretion system export apparatus subunit SctV, with amino-acid sequence MSASNPNSFLSKYSDIVLAIVVVAIVGMMIVPLPTLLLDVLLTLNISISVVLLLVSLYVPAALHLSTFPTVLLITTMFRLSLTISTTRLILLTGDPGEVVIAFGNFVVQGNFVVGAILFIILVIVNFIVISKGSERVAEVAARFTLDAMPGKQMSIDADLRAGTIDQDQGKRRRRDLERESQLFGAMDGAMKFVKGDAIASIIITVVNIVGGLIIGVTQKGMSAGDAAQKYTLLTIGDGLVGMIPAILVSTCAGIIVTRVAGEEEGAHLGKDVGTQLTAYPKAIAIAAGMLIVLGLVPGLPKIPFFLLGAGAGFGAWSMLKKKKDEQLVEEAGPSMITDLGTPLSSEPAPKEPINPDSELFIPVVTPIVLEVSDALVPYVDSRQDNGKFLFELIPFMRDGLFVELGVRFPGVRARGNASLPPGSYQIQINEVPVVTGQATLGHVLVNDTVERLRLMNIQGFEAINPATRQPAAWVPEQHRETLEAAGLTTWDVPGYIILHVAAVLRRNAREFVGVQETQTMLEQLEKAFPAIVKEVIPKVVNVLKLTDILQRLVEEEISIRDLRGILQALAEYGQVEADNVMLTEHVRASQRRYISHKYARGSGTLVVYLLDPNIEEAIRGSIKRTSAGAHLALEPELAQEIVQAVRTECGHLPPSAQRPVILTAMDIRRYVRKLLEYEFNPSFSVLSYQELSPELNIQPVARISTR; translated from the coding sequence ATGTCCGCCTCCAATCCGAACAGCTTCCTCTCCAAGTACTCCGACATCGTCCTGGCGATCGTGGTGGTGGCCATCGTCGGGATGATGATCGTCCCGCTGCCCACACTGCTGCTGGACGTGCTGCTGACGCTGAACATCAGCATCTCGGTGGTGTTGCTCCTGGTGTCGCTCTACGTGCCAGCGGCGCTGCACCTGTCGACGTTCCCGACAGTGCTGCTCATCACCACGATGTTCCGGTTGTCGCTGACCATCTCCACCACGCGACTCATCCTGCTGACGGGTGACCCGGGTGAGGTCGTCATCGCGTTCGGCAACTTCGTGGTGCAGGGCAACTTCGTCGTCGGCGCCATCCTGTTCATCATCCTGGTCATCGTGAACTTCATCGTCATCTCCAAGGGCTCGGAGCGTGTCGCGGAAGTGGCCGCGCGCTTCACCCTGGACGCGATGCCCGGCAAGCAGATGTCCATCGACGCGGATCTCCGCGCCGGCACCATTGATCAGGACCAGGGCAAGAGGCGCCGCCGCGACCTGGAGCGTGAGAGCCAGCTCTTCGGCGCCATGGACGGCGCCATGAAGTTCGTGAAGGGCGACGCCATCGCCAGCATCATCATCACCGTCGTGAACATCGTCGGTGGCCTCATCATCGGCGTGACGCAGAAGGGCATGTCCGCGGGAGACGCGGCGCAGAAGTACACGCTGCTCACCATCGGTGACGGTCTGGTCGGCATGATCCCCGCCATCCTCGTCTCCACCTGCGCCGGTATCATCGTGACGCGCGTCGCGGGCGAGGAGGAGGGGGCGCACCTGGGCAAGGACGTCGGCACCCAGCTCACCGCCTACCCGAAGGCCATCGCCATCGCGGCGGGCATGCTCATCGTCCTCGGCCTGGTGCCGGGTCTGCCGAAGATTCCCTTCTTCCTCCTGGGCGCGGGCGCCGGCTTCGGCGCGTGGAGCATGCTCAAGAAGAAGAAGGACGAGCAGCTGGTGGAAGAGGCGGGCCCCTCCATGATCACGGACCTGGGCACGCCCCTGTCGTCGGAGCCGGCGCCCAAGGAGCCCATCAATCCGGACTCCGAGCTCTTCATCCCCGTCGTCACGCCCATCGTCCTGGAGGTCTCCGACGCGCTGGTGCCCTACGTGGACTCGCGCCAGGACAACGGGAAGTTCCTCTTCGAGCTCATCCCCTTCATGCGCGACGGCCTCTTCGTCGAGCTGGGTGTGCGCTTCCCGGGTGTGCGCGCGCGCGGCAACGCGTCCCTGCCGCCGGGCTCGTACCAGATTCAAATCAACGAGGTCCCCGTCGTCACCGGCCAGGCCACGCTGGGCCACGTGCTCGTCAACGACACGGTGGAGCGCCTGCGGTTGATGAACATCCAGGGCTTCGAGGCCATCAACCCCGCGACGCGTCAGCCCGCCGCGTGGGTGCCCGAGCAGCACCGTGAGACGCTGGAGGCCGCGGGCCTCACGACGTGGGATGTCCCGGGCTACATCATCCTGCACGTGGCCGCGGTGCTGCGGCGCAACGCGCGTGAGTTCGTCGGCGTCCAGGAGACGCAGACGATGCTGGAGCAGCTGGAGAAGGCCTTCCCCGCCATCGTCAAGGAAGTCATCCCCAAGGTGGTCAACGTCCTGAAGCTCACGGACATCCTCCAGCGGCTCGTGGAGGAGGAGATCTCCATCCGAGACCTGCGCGGCATCCTCCAGGCCCTGGCCGAGTACGGTCAGGTGGAGGCCGACAACGTGATGCTCACCGAGCATGTGCGTGCCTCGCAGCGCCGGTACATCTCCCACAAGTACGCGCGGGGCAGCGGCACGCTCGTCGTGTACCTGCTGGACCCGAACATCGAGGAGGCCATCCGAGGCTCCATCAAGCGCACCTCGGCGGGAGCGCACCTGGCGCTGGAGCCGGAGCTGGCCCAGGAAATCGTCCAGGCCGTCCGCACCGAGTGTGGCCACCTGCCGCCCAGCGCGCAGCGCCCCGTCATCCTCACCGCCATGGATATCCGGCGCTACGTGCGCAAGCTGCTGGAGTACGAGTTCAACCCCTCGTTCTCCGTGCTCAGCTACCAGGAGCTGTCGCCCGAGCTGAACATCCAGCCGGTGGCGCGTATCTCCACCCGGTAG
- a CDS encoding FHA domain-containing protein yields the protein MSVRLTVTQRSEAGAQGTEIVLDDAVITLGRDKTCQVVLAQQAVSRNHARICQEGHNFFLEDLGSAYGTQLNGKALPKGEKRALRNGDVIAIAQYDVRFDRVLELNGDGTSEKTSFIARGNLKDVMRGLSGTEERYLRIMNGPREGERIEIGDAQEIVIGRDEKEADLVIKDDLTSRKHAKIRRDWSGTHVEDLGSRNGIKVNKKRVNRKALKDNDEVEVGGTRFLYVDPAEPAEEPVQLAPEIKKSPPPSPPRPAPVRKEAKPEPEPEPEPEPAPPEPEPAPAETSSESSASEEPDSSSSEEPVQPSAETSLPDESAPSGAMAMLKDKQKLVPLVVMGVVGLVFLVLLIAVVAGA from the coding sequence ATGAGCGTCCGCCTCACCGTCACACAGCGCAGCGAGGCCGGTGCCCAGGGCACCGAGATCGTCCTCGACGATGCGGTCATCACCCTGGGCCGGGACAAGACCTGTCAGGTCGTGTTGGCCCAGCAGGCCGTGTCGCGCAACCACGCGCGCATCTGCCAGGAAGGCCACAACTTCTTCCTCGAGGACCTGGGGAGCGCCTATGGCACCCAGCTCAACGGGAAGGCCCTTCCCAAGGGTGAGAAGCGCGCCCTGCGCAACGGTGACGTCATCGCCATTGCGCAGTACGACGTGCGGTTCGACCGGGTGCTGGAGCTCAACGGCGACGGCACCTCGGAGAAGACGTCCTTCATTGCCCGCGGCAACCTGAAGGACGTCATGCGCGGGCTGTCCGGCACGGAGGAGCGCTACCTCCGCATCATGAACGGCCCTCGCGAGGGCGAGCGCATCGAGATTGGGGACGCGCAGGAAATCGTCATCGGCCGCGACGAGAAGGAAGCCGACCTCGTCATCAAGGACGACCTCACCTCCCGCAAGCACGCCAAGATTCGCCGCGACTGGTCCGGAACCCACGTGGAGGACCTGGGCAGCCGCAACGGCATCAAGGTCAACAAGAAGCGGGTGAACCGCAAGGCGCTCAAGGACAACGACGAGGTGGAGGTGGGCGGCACCCGCTTCCTCTACGTCGACCCCGCGGAGCCGGCCGAGGAGCCCGTCCAGCTCGCCCCTGAAATCAAGAAGAGCCCTCCGCCTTCACCTCCGCGCCCTGCCCCGGTCCGCAAGGAAGCCAAGCCCGAGCCGGAGCCGGAACCCGAGCCGGAGCCCGCTCCTCCCGAGCCAGAGCCCGCTCCCGCGGAGACCTCTTCCGAGTCCTCCGCCTCCGAGGAGCCCGACTCGTCCTCCTCCGAGGAGCCGGTGCAGCCCTCCGCGGAGACCTCCCTCCCGGACGAATCCGCGCCGAGCGGGGCCATGGCCATGCTCAAGGACAAGCAGAAGCTTGTCCCGCTCGTCGTCATGGGCGTGGTCGGATTGGTGTTCCTGGTGCTGCTCATCGCCGTGGTCGCTGGCGCCTGA
- a CDS encoding tetratricopeptide repeat protein, with the protein MRLARLASALSWVCVLPLAACLTTPPPHERALINNELCVQEIANQDLVRADVYCDLGLEFSPQYADLWANKGLIAMYAGRKEDAKKHFIKALRFNQEHLQAYQNLGSLYNEEGAYGKAHDNFRRALKVNPDNIDTRNNLAYTLMKMGKYEEAKKELRTILAVNPNLAEAHHTLGIIAYGEEQYEDAAEHMAQATALNPNFADAWHDYGTTLMELGRFADAREAFGNCLQINPKATSCTNNLALAQRKAVLTDKAFKEIKDTQQAENSAPALFMLARQFREKGLLAEEEATYRKCVKLDGKFAPCHYGLFELYQEANKHEHAGVACKNFLKYATSEEFPTEYQSCEKYMSNATF; encoded by the coding sequence ATGCGTCTTGCTCGTCTTGCCTCCGCGCTTTCCTGGGTGTGCGTGCTTCCGCTCGCCGCCTGCCTGACCACCCCGCCGCCCCATGAGCGCGCGCTCATCAACAATGAGCTGTGCGTCCAGGAAATCGCCAACCAGGACCTGGTCCGCGCGGATGTCTATTGCGACCTGGGCCTGGAGTTCTCCCCTCAGTACGCGGACTTGTGGGCCAACAAGGGCCTCATCGCCATGTACGCGGGCCGCAAGGAAGACGCCAAGAAGCACTTCATCAAGGCCCTGCGCTTCAACCAGGAGCACCTGCAGGCCTACCAGAACCTGGGCAGCCTCTATAACGAAGAAGGCGCCTACGGGAAGGCACACGACAACTTCCGGCGCGCCCTGAAGGTGAACCCGGACAACATCGATACGCGCAACAACCTCGCGTACACCCTGATGAAGATGGGCAAGTACGAGGAGGCCAAGAAGGAGCTGCGCACCATCCTCGCCGTCAACCCCAACCTGGCGGAGGCCCATCACACCCTGGGCATCATCGCCTACGGGGAGGAGCAGTACGAAGACGCCGCCGAGCACATGGCCCAGGCCACCGCCCTCAACCCGAACTTCGCCGATGCCTGGCATGACTACGGCACCACGCTGATGGAGCTGGGCCGGTTCGCCGACGCCCGCGAGGCCTTCGGCAACTGCCTGCAGATCAACCCCAAGGCGACCAGTTGCACCAACAACCTGGCCCTGGCCCAGCGCAAGGCGGTCCTCACCGACAAGGCCTTCAAGGAGATCAAGGACACCCAGCAGGCGGAGAACTCCGCCCCGGCCCTCTTCATGCTGGCCCGCCAGTTCCGCGAGAAAGGGCTTCTGGCGGAGGAGGAGGCCACTTATCGGAAGTGCGTGAAGCTCGACGGCAAGTTCGCCCCCTGCCACTACGGCCTCTTCGAACTCTACCAGGAGGCCAACAAACACGAGCACGCGGGGGTGGCCTGCAAGAACTTCTTGAAGTATGCGACCTCGGAAGAGTTCCCCACCGAGTATCAGTCGTGCGAGAAGTACATGAGCAACGCGACGTTCTGA
- a CDS encoding outer membrane beta-barrel protein, protein MRTLLCTLTFALALLGAAPAHAQFANRSLGLSLGYMDFNNTNGLDNAFFVGIDASLYIENGFEVVSYSKIAFPRDNTSNDKKRVVGLAPSLGLRYLLMEESIRPYVGADLSYLIVFKAATSNFVGIGPNAGLDFFLSDSVSAGLRAQYNIYIALNEKTQNSITVSAGMAAYF, encoded by the coding sequence ATGCGTACCCTGCTCTGCACCCTCACGTTCGCCCTGGCTTTGCTCGGGGCGGCTCCGGCTCATGCCCAGTTCGCCAATCGCAGCCTCGGATTGTCGCTGGGTTACATGGACTTCAACAACACCAATGGGTTGGACAACGCGTTCTTCGTGGGCATCGATGCCAGCCTCTACATCGAGAACGGCTTCGAGGTGGTGTCCTACTCGAAGATTGCCTTCCCACGCGACAACACGAGCAACGACAAGAAGCGCGTCGTCGGCCTGGCCCCGTCGCTGGGCCTGCGCTACCTGCTGATGGAAGAGTCCATCCGGCCCTATGTCGGCGCGGACCTCAGCTACCTCATCGTGTTCAAGGCCGCGACGAGCAACTTCGTGGGCATCGGTCCCAACGCGGGCCTGGACTTCTTCCTGTCCGACTCCGTGAGCGCGGGCCTGCGGGCGCAGTACAACATCTACATCGCGCTGAACGAGAAGACGCAGAACTCCATCACCGTGTCGGCGGGAATGGCGGCCTACTTCTAG
- a CDS encoding RDD family protein has translation MAPETLLDGTHTVLTPEYVEFRFTLAGLYSRFLAWLVDSAIVLALSMMALLGLSLTMMAFPGIASALGIVVYFLVDWGYGIALETAWSGQTVGKRLLSLRVIQESGVRIGFYHAALRNLVRPVDRLPFLYLVGGVAAMASGSQQRLGDMLAGTIVVRERKLKVPSALSATGEEGLLADPLFVSRVKRLSTEEREVVLTAALRREELRMDARLRLFAALGTRLQDALAMEKPAHLSDEKWTLLVAAALLPPKAARGTRPPRAQALG, from the coding sequence ATGGCCCCCGAAACACTGCTGGACGGCACCCACACGGTGCTCACCCCCGAGTACGTGGAGTTCCGCTTCACCCTCGCGGGCCTGTACTCCCGGTTCCTCGCCTGGCTGGTGGACTCGGCCATCGTCCTGGCCCTCAGCATGATGGCCCTGCTGGGGCTCAGCCTCACCATGATGGCCTTCCCGGGAATCGCCAGCGCCCTGGGCATCGTCGTCTACTTCCTGGTGGATTGGGGCTACGGCATCGCCCTGGAGACCGCCTGGAGCGGCCAGACGGTGGGCAAGCGGCTGCTCTCCCTGCGTGTCATCCAGGAGAGCGGCGTGCGCATCGGCTTCTACCACGCCGCCCTGCGCAACCTGGTGCGTCCCGTGGACCGGCTGCCGTTCCTCTACCTGGTGGGCGGGGTGGCGGCCATGGCCTCCGGCTCGCAGCAGCGGCTGGGAGACATGCTGGCCGGCACCATCGTCGTGCGAGAGCGGAAGCTGAAGGTGCCGTCCGCCCTCAGCGCCACGGGCGAGGAAGGACTGCTCGCGGATCCGCTCTTCGTCTCGCGCGTGAAGCGGCTGTCGACGGAGGAGCGAGAGGTGGTGCTCACCGCCGCCCTGCGCCGCGAGGAGCTGCGGATGGACGCACGCCTGCGCCTGTTCGCCGCGCTGGGCACCCGGCTCCAGGACGCCCTGGCCATGGAGAAGCCGGCGCACCTCTCCGATGAGAAGTGGACCCTGCTGGTCGCCGCGGCCCTGCTGCCCCCCAAGGCCGCGCGCGGCACCCGGCCACCGCGCGCCCAGGCCCTGGGGTGA
- a CDS encoding cyclic nucleotide-binding domain-containing protein, whose product MSPSDSSSWNRRLWPAAAFQFALIAGVTQLKSAANALVLSRFESQAMPYLYLLGALITAALTLLPRSKPNSPLESPGVLTGVGGVLTLGFALALSAGYRTPALGLYLFVDTFSTFVSFRFWARMSAAFDAREARKAFTALNGFAMGGGMVGGLLVQRLAERLGTPAMVVSGALGLLAAGAIFHHLYRGEPPPSAPQGRSAPASFMAFSYLATSPYAQVLAALGISFAVLSAFVDYLFRLRLEGTMSEDAMAALFGSLQLYIGLFCVAFQLLLTQRLLKRLGLLGYVALVPLVIVPLAAASLITPSLWPLHLLRLLETAVNYSILPVGIQLLYAAVPDGQREGLRAAVDGLLRKGGVVVAGLLLIGAGRAATGETMALAVVGMCAALVGLLVRLKPAYVAALGEQVGAHEEEAVALEGEEDQRLLAEALSAPVPDRVLRAVDLMEQAQVSLRPHLPALLRHPHERVLERGVALALELDARELAPVLERLVEEGPRRPRDQAVWALARLSPERAERLLPALLNHPDIGLRCAAIGALVKSTGSAVALASLEELLARGEGAPVMERREVAKLLGRLQDSRFTGPLARYLEDSDGTVRRVALAAVGEGGYVELAPRLLPFLTWREERKTTREALVALGDAVTPLVEEQLNNRRAPLAMRLQLPRVLRGIGTPAALDALLFSNVRDDASLHFRIGAQLSRLRDEHPEHPVDVDRVRDALIRRRDVYRSLVGAYRDVRAALGDGSLLTRAVGDRLDQALELSFFLLGLLDSSQRMRGIHYNLVGQDARRRALALELLDNLLSEEDRELVMEQVEAHHRELPLGASGRLWRRLAALVQSEDVVLRACARQVARVNGLDVLPQEGELSDRIVQRMFALEGVSVFSQSDVDDIAAIAAVAREGFFRAGERIYAQGDPGDALYVIVDGAIDAFHDGEHVLRFQGKQAFGEVSLLDGAPRPTDMVAAVDTRVLIIDRRDFLDLLADRPELLTGFFRAVSLQLQALIALPDSRETGERLEMTAPQPPVAPPLPTGPVPDAPEPTTSQRRTRGGDA is encoded by the coding sequence GTGTCCCCCTCCGACTCCTCATCCTGGAACCGCCGACTGTGGCCGGCGGCTGCCTTTCAGTTCGCGCTCATCGCGGGTGTGACGCAACTGAAGTCGGCGGCCAACGCGCTGGTGCTGTCGCGCTTCGAGTCGCAGGCGATGCCCTACCTGTACCTCCTGGGGGCGCTCATCACCGCGGCGCTCACGTTGTTGCCGCGCTCCAAGCCGAACTCTCCGCTGGAGTCGCCGGGAGTGCTGACGGGTGTGGGCGGAGTGCTCACGCTGGGATTCGCGTTGGCGTTGTCGGCGGGCTACCGCACGCCGGCGCTGGGCCTGTACCTGTTCGTCGACACGTTCTCCACGTTCGTGTCCTTCCGGTTCTGGGCGCGGATGTCCGCGGCCTTCGATGCGCGGGAGGCTCGCAAGGCCTTCACGGCCCTCAATGGCTTCGCCATGGGCGGAGGCATGGTGGGCGGGTTGCTCGTGCAGCGGTTGGCCGAGCGGCTCGGGACTCCCGCCATGGTGGTCAGCGGCGCGCTGGGGTTGCTGGCCGCGGGGGCCATCTTCCACCACCTGTACCGAGGCGAGCCGCCCCCTTCCGCGCCCCAGGGCCGCTCCGCGCCGGCGTCGTTCATGGCGTTCAGCTACCTGGCGACGAGCCCCTACGCGCAGGTGCTCGCGGCGCTGGGAATCTCCTTCGCGGTGCTGTCGGCGTTCGTGGACTACCTGTTCCGCCTGCGCCTGGAAGGCACGATGAGCGAGGACGCGATGGCCGCGCTCTTCGGCTCGCTGCAGCTCTACATCGGCCTGTTCTGCGTGGCGTTCCAGCTGTTGCTGACCCAGCGGTTGCTCAAGCGGCTGGGGCTGCTGGGCTACGTGGCGCTGGTGCCCCTGGTCATCGTGCCGTTGGCGGCCGCATCGCTCATCACTCCCAGCCTGTGGCCCTTGCACCTGCTGCGGTTGCTCGAGACCGCGGTGAACTACTCCATCCTTCCGGTGGGCATCCAGCTGCTCTACGCGGCGGTGCCGGACGGGCAGCGCGAGGGCCTTCGCGCCGCGGTGGACGGACTGCTCCGCAAGGGCGGCGTGGTGGTGGCGGGTCTGCTGCTCATCGGCGCCGGGCGCGCGGCCACGGGCGAGACGATGGCGCTGGCGGTGGTGGGCATGTGCGCGGCGCTGGTGGGGCTGCTCGTGCGGCTCAAGCCCGCCTACGTGGCGGCGCTGGGCGAGCAGGTGGGCGCGCACGAAGAAGAGGCGGTGGCCCTGGAGGGCGAGGAGGATCAACGCCTGCTGGCCGAGGCCTTGTCCGCGCCCGTTCCGGACCGGGTGCTGCGCGCGGTGGACTTGATGGAGCAGGCCCAGGTGTCGCTGCGGCCGCACCTGCCCGCGCTGCTGCGCCACCCGCATGAGCGTGTGCTGGAGCGCGGGGTCGCGCTGGCGCTGGAGCTGGACGCGCGGGAGCTGGCGCCGGTGCTGGAGCGGCTGGTGGAGGAAGGGCCTCGGCGTCCTCGGGACCAGGCGGTCTGGGCGCTGGCGCGACTGTCGCCGGAGCGGGCCGAGCGTCTCCTGCCGGCGCTCCTCAATCATCCGGACATCGGGCTTCGGTGCGCGGCCATCGGCGCGCTGGTGAAGTCGACGGGCAGCGCGGTGGCGCTGGCCTCGCTCGAGGAGTTGCTCGCGCGCGGGGAAGGTGCCCCCGTGATGGAGCGGCGTGAGGTGGCGAAGCTCCTGGGGCGGCTCCAGGATTCGCGCTTCACGGGGCCGTTGGCTCGCTATCTCGAGGACAGTGACGGAACCGTGCGGCGCGTGGCGCTGGCCGCGGTGGGGGAGGGTGGTTACGTGGAGCTGGCTCCGCGTCTGCTGCCGTTCCTCACCTGGCGCGAGGAGCGCAAGACGACGCGCGAGGCCCTGGTGGCGCTGGGCGACGCGGTGACGCCGCTGGTGGAGGAGCAGCTCAACAACCGGCGGGCTCCGCTGGCGATGCGGCTGCAGCTGCCTCGGGTGCTGCGAGGGATTGGGACTCCGGCGGCGCTGGATGCGCTGCTGTTCTCGAATGTGCGGGATGATGCGTCGCTGCACTTCCGCATCGGTGCCCAGCTCTCACGGCTTCGCGATGAGCACCCCGAGCATCCCGTGGACGTGGACCGTGTGCGGGATGCGTTGATCCGCCGACGGGACGTCTATCGCTCGTTGGTGGGGGCGTATCGCGACGTCCGGGCGGCGCTGGGGGATGGCTCGCTGCTCACTCGCGCGGTGGGCGACCGGTTGGACCAGGCGCTCGAGCTGTCGTTCTTCCTGCTGGGGTTGCTGGACTCGTCGCAGCGCATGCGCGGCATCCACTACAACCTGGTGGGACAGGATGCGCGGCGGCGCGCGTTGGCGCTGGAGTTGTTGGACAACCTGCTCTCGGAAGAGGACCGGGAGTTGGTGATGGAGCAGGTGGAGGCGCATCACCGGGAGCTGCCGCTGGGAGCCTCGGGGCGGCTGTGGCGCAGGTTGGCGGCGCTGGTGCAGAGCGAGGACGTGGTGCTGCGCGCGTGTGCTCGCCAGGTTGCTCGGGTGAACGGGCTGGATGTGCTCCCGCAGGAGGGTGAGTTGAGCGACCGCATTGTCCAACGGATGTTCGCCTTGGAGGGCGTGAGCGTCTTCTCCCAGAGCGACGTGGATGACATCGCGGCCATCGCCGCGGTGGCGCGCGAGGGCTTCTTCCGGGCGGGTGAGCGCATCTACGCCCAGGGCGACCCGGGTGACGCGCTCTACGTCATCGTCGATGGTGCCATCGATGCGTTCCACGATGGCGAGCACGTGCTGCGCTTCCAGGGCAAGCAGGCCTTTGGCGAGGTGAGCCTGCTCGATGGGGCGCCGCGTCCCACGGACATGGTGGCCGCGGTGGATACGCGCGTGCTCATCATCGACCGGCGCGACTTCCTGGACCTCCTGGCCGACAGACCCGAGTTGCTCACGGGCTTCTTCCGCGCGGTGAGCCTCCAGCTCCAGGCTCTCATCGCGCTGCCGGACTCACGAGAGACGGGCGAGCGGCTGGAGATGACCGCGCCGCAGCCTCCCGTCGCGCCTCCGCTCCCCACCGGGCCGGTTCCGGATGCACCCGAGCCGACGACGTCGCAGCGGCGCACGCGCGGCGGAGACGCCTGA
- a CDS encoding bifunctional metallophosphatase/5'-nucleotidase has translation MNPTSFYRFRPSRQSRLSGVLVLALGALAGCEKSSPPPAAPASEQPPAAPAKPAVPSEVTLLVTGGTFGQLLPSDEGKGGAAQLLGQWVNTEKHCPGPVKDGQPTCADSGTLALATGDHGNGPALSSFFLGAPTAEVMGRMGYAASAMGNHELAFGKEAFLSNRTTGGFPYLAANLRVKDPATAGDLSLPAFQVFERRGLKIGVVGLAAEKTVRTAMAGRADGLEVTGYEDALSSAIPEARKAGADAVVVVADTCVTELQPVVAKHPEWKLTLVAGGRCPQQVYAKENGVIFASLDRGFSKYLRTQLTFDASKPAGEKVTGAEGKFVDVAGGTPDAETAQLIAKWKAQLDEALGQQIGFTKSGIPQASPLMAKWVVGAVRNSLGTDAAILNQGGIRGDLPAGPVTRGSVYSVMPFENSLLVVKLKGEDLAKQLANPKALFAGFTAAGKGKFKDAKGKALDPAKEYSVATVEYLYFGGDGFEFEKVAPEPTETGMAWQTPVVDWTKQLETTEKKPLEKQLK, from the coding sequence GTGAACCCGACCTCCTTCTATCGCTTCCGTCCCTCCCGCCAGTCCCGCCTTTCGGGCGTGCTGGTCCTCGCGCTCGGCGCTTTGGCAGGCTGCGAGAAGAGCAGTCCTCCCCCCGCGGCCCCTGCTTCGGAGCAGCCCCCCGCCGCGCCCGCGAAGCCCGCGGTGCCGAGCGAAGTGACGTTGTTGGTCACTGGTGGAACGTTCGGTCAGCTCCTGCCCTCTGATGAAGGCAAGGGCGGCGCCGCCCAGCTGCTGGGCCAGTGGGTGAACACCGAGAAGCACTGCCCCGGTCCGGTGAAGGACGGCCAGCCGACCTGCGCCGACTCCGGGACCCTCGCGCTGGCGACGGGCGACCACGGCAACGGCCCCGCGCTGTCGTCCTTCTTCCTGGGCGCGCCCACCGCCGAGGTCATGGGCCGCATGGGCTATGCCGCCTCCGCCATGGGCAACCATGAGCTGGCGTTCGGCAAGGAGGCCTTCCTCAGCAACCGCACGACGGGCGGCTTCCCGTACCTCGCCGCCAACCTGCGCGTGAAGGACCCCGCCACCGCGGGCGACCTGTCCCTCCCCGCGTTCCAGGTGTTCGAGCGCCGCGGCCTGAAGATTGGCGTGGTGGGCCTCGCCGCGGAGAAGACGGTGCGCACGGCGATGGCCGGCCGCGCCGACGGTCTCGAGGTCACCGGCTATGAGGATGCGCTCTCCAGCGCCATCCCCGAGGCCCGCAAGGCCGGCGCCGACGCGGTGGTCGTGGTCGCCGACACGTGCGTCACGGAGCTGCAGCCCGTCGTGGCCAAGCACCCCGAGTGGAAGCTCACGCTCGTGGCGGGCGGCCGCTGCCCGCAGCAGGTCTACGCCAAGGAGAACGGCGTCATCTTCGCCTCGCTGGACCGCGGCTTCTCCAAGTACCTGCGCACGCAGCTCACGTTCGACGCGTCCAAGCCCGCGGGTGAGAAGGTCACCGGCGCCGAGGGCAAGTTCGTCGACGTCGCGGGCGGCACGCCCGACGCCGAGACGGCGCAGCTGATCGCCAAGTGGAAGGCGCAGCTGGACGAGGCGCTGGGCCAGCAGATCGGCTTCACCAAGTCGGGCATCCCCCAGGCCTCGCCGCTGATGGCGAAGTGGGTCGTGGGCGCGGTGCGCAACTCGCTCGGCACGGACGCGGCCATCCTCAACCAGGGTGGCATCCGCGGCGACCTGCCGGCGGGCCCGGTGACTCGCGGCAGCGTCTACTCGGTGATGCCGTTCGAGAACTCGCTGCTCGTCGTGAAGCTCAAGGGTGAGGACCTCGCCAAGCAGCTGGCCAACCCCAAGGCGCTCTTCGCGGGCTTCACGGCCGCCGGGAAGGGCAAGTTCAAGGACGCCAAGGGCAAGGCGCTGGACCCGGCGAAGGAGTACTCGGTCGCCACGGTGGAGTACCTGTACTTCGGCGGTGACGGCTTCGAGTTCGAGAAGGTCGCTCCCGAGCCCACCGAGACGGGCATGGCGTGGCAGACGCCGGTGGTGGACTGGACCAAGCAGCTCGAGACCACCGAGAAGAAGCCGCTGGAGAAGCAGCTGAAGTAA